One Actinopolymorpha sp. NPDC004070 DNA segment encodes these proteins:
- a CDS encoding NmrA family NAD(P)-binding protein — protein MPGSRSVLVLGATGNQGGATARALLERDRPVRAYVRDPAKPAARALADLGAELATGDLDDTGALRAAMTGVHGVFSVQPLAVSAEELAAEVRQGTAVADLASQTGVAHLVYSSVGGAERHTGVDHFETKAEVERHIARLGLPATVLRPPSPATRPTSRHSAHGTRTC, from the coding sequence GTGCCCGGCAGCCGCAGCGTCCTGGTCCTCGGAGCGACCGGCAACCAGGGCGGGGCCACCGCGCGGGCCCTGCTCGAGCGCGACCGGCCGGTGCGGGCGTACGTCCGCGACCCCGCCAAGCCGGCGGCCCGCGCACTCGCCGACCTGGGTGCCGAGCTGGCGACCGGTGACCTCGACGACACCGGCGCGCTGCGGGCAGCGATGACCGGCGTGCACGGGGTGTTCAGCGTGCAGCCGCTGGCGGTCAGTGCCGAAGAGCTCGCCGCCGAAGTACGCCAGGGCACGGCGGTCGCCGACCTGGCCTCGCAGACCGGGGTCGCGCACCTGGTCTACAGCTCGGTCGGCGGCGCCGAACGCCACACCGGCGTCGACCACTTCGAGACCAAGGCCGAGGTCGAACGCCACATCGCCCGGCTGGGCCTGCCGGCGACGGTGCTTCGGCCGCCGAGTCCGGCTACCAGGCCGACATCGCGGCACTCCGCGCACGGCACCCGGACATGCTGA
- a CDS encoding PIG-L deacetylase family protein, with the protein MSEQPDFAPMPTDWQRCLAIVAHPDDLEYGAAGAIASWTAAGHEVIYLLVTRGEAGIDNLSPAEAEKVREREQRASAEVVGVDQVEYLDHADGVIEEGPRLRRDLARAIRRHRPELLVTLNHHDSWGMPGSWNTPDHRAVGRAVLDAAGDAGNRWIFPELVDEGHEPWNGVRYVAVASSPYASHAVDVSGTFDRAVASLAEHRAYIQALDDRDPVDYAREHLTTYTQGAAERFGGRPAVSFELFTR; encoded by the coding sequence ATGAGCGAGCAGCCGGACTTCGCGCCCATGCCCACCGACTGGCAACGCTGCCTGGCGATCGTCGCGCATCCCGACGACCTGGAGTACGGCGCGGCCGGCGCGATCGCCAGCTGGACCGCGGCCGGTCACGAGGTGATCTACCTGCTGGTGACCCGGGGCGAGGCGGGCATCGACAACCTGTCGCCGGCGGAGGCCGAGAAGGTCCGCGAACGCGAGCAACGCGCCAGCGCCGAGGTCGTCGGGGTCGACCAGGTGGAGTACCTGGACCACGCCGACGGCGTCATCGAGGAGGGCCCTCGCCTGCGCCGCGACCTCGCCCGGGCGATCCGCCGGCACCGGCCAGAACTCCTGGTCACGCTGAACCACCACGACAGCTGGGGAATGCCGGGCAGCTGGAACACCCCCGACCACCGCGCGGTCGGCCGGGCCGTACTCGACGCCGCGGGCGATGCGGGCAACCGGTGGATCTTCCCCGAGCTGGTCGACGAGGGTCACGAACCCTGGAACGGGGTCCGCTACGTCGCGGTGGCGTCCTCCCCGTACGCCTCGCACGCCGTCGACGTCAGCGGCACCTTCGACCGGGCGGTGGCCTCGCTCGCCGAGCACCGGGCGTACATCCAGGCGCTGGACGACCGCGATCCGGTCGACTACGCCCGCGAGCACCTCACCACCTACACGCAGGGCGCGGCGGAGCGGTTCGGCGGCCGGCCGGCGGTGTCGTTCGAGCTGTTCACCCGCTGA
- a CDS encoding peptidyl-tRNA hydrolase produces the protein MTEPVRPGDPADLPDDQSGQPGLPAQVEVDEASDPMAAVRWWREHWRNLAWIGQAERDDDEPWALPLVVRVEKKSLPTHDDALAASALAVVRLLADRDSAPGGPWHADLERWMDGRIRKVVRRARGIRWTEVDRLPGITARSGGAEVRALTPHPVARPPVEVSKLQVEGLDLTPAEPVGAAERVDGPGPVLSIVLAPGVRMSTGKACAQVGHAAHLALLELDEPTVTAWAFANFPLRVVPATPEGWRRIVGGEVAAATVRDAGYTEVEPGTCTCAATFTWPA, from the coding sequence GTGACCGAACCCGTCCGGCCCGGCGACCCCGCAGACCTACCTGATGACCAGTCCGGGCAGCCCGGCCTGCCTGCGCAAGTCGAGGTTGACGAGGCGTCCGACCCGATGGCAGCGGTGCGCTGGTGGCGCGAACACTGGCGCAACCTCGCGTGGATCGGGCAGGCGGAGCGCGACGACGACGAGCCGTGGGCGTTGCCGCTGGTGGTCCGGGTGGAGAAGAAGAGCCTGCCGACCCACGACGACGCGCTGGCGGCGTCCGCGCTGGCGGTCGTGCGCCTGCTGGCCGACCGCGACAGCGCGCCGGGCGGGCCGTGGCACGCCGACCTCGAACGCTGGATGGACGGCCGGATCCGCAAGGTCGTACGCCGGGCGCGGGGGATCCGGTGGACCGAGGTGGACCGGCTGCCGGGGATCACCGCCCGCTCCGGCGGGGCGGAGGTGCGCGCGCTGACCCCGCACCCCGTCGCGCGGCCGCCGGTAGAGGTGTCGAAGCTGCAGGTGGAGGGGCTGGACCTGACGCCCGCCGAGCCGGTGGGTGCCGCCGAGCGGGTCGATGGCCCCGGACCGGTGCTGTCGATCGTGCTCGCGCCGGGCGTACGGATGTCGACCGGCAAGGCCTGCGCCCAGGTCGGCCACGCCGCCCACCTCGCGCTCCTGGAACTCGACGAGCCGACCGTCACCGCGTGGGCGTTCGCGAACTTCCCGCTGCGGGTCGTGCCGGCGACCCCGGAGGGCTGGCGCCGGATCGTCGGCGGCGAGGTGGCCGCCGCGACGGTCCGCGACGCCGGCTACACCGAGGTCGAGCCGGGCACCTGCACCTGTGCGGCCACGTTCACCTGGCCCGCCTGA
- a CDS encoding HAD-IA family hydrolase: MHSLTFDALLCDLDGVLRIWDSELADAEAAGGLPAGSLAAAAFAPDRLLPAITGQVGDEQWRAGVVDDLAERHGSRAPAQAAVDGWSAHVGRVDTEVLDLLVAARTHVPVVVVSNATTRLERDLDALGLTSHLDAVVNTSRIGVVKPDPRVFRYAAAVVGVDLSRCLFVDDQAGNVEAAQALGMQGLTYTGPDSLRATLGLAAQARERGQAGQVNVAAQVQVPGSTSV, translated from the coding sequence GTGCACTCGTTGACCTTCGACGCGCTCCTGTGCGACCTGGACGGCGTACTCCGGATCTGGGACTCCGAACTGGCCGACGCCGAGGCAGCCGGCGGTCTGCCCGCCGGCTCGCTGGCGGCGGCCGCGTTCGCACCCGACCGGCTGCTCCCCGCGATCACCGGTCAGGTCGGCGACGAGCAGTGGCGGGCAGGAGTGGTCGACGACCTCGCCGAACGCCACGGGTCACGCGCCCCCGCCCAGGCGGCGGTCGACGGGTGGTCCGCGCACGTCGGGCGGGTCGACACCGAGGTGCTGGACCTGCTCGTGGCGGCGCGTACGCACGTTCCGGTCGTCGTGGTGTCCAACGCGACGACCCGGCTGGAACGCGACCTCGACGCGCTGGGGCTCACCTCGCACCTGGACGCGGTGGTCAACACCTCCCGGATCGGGGTGGTGAAACCCGATCCGCGGGTGTTCCGGTACGCCGCCGCGGTCGTCGGGGTGGACCTCTCCCGGTGCCTGTTCGTCGACGACCAGGCCGGCAACGTCGAGGCGGCGCAGGCCCTCGGCATGCAGGGCCTCACCTACACCGGCCCCGACAGCCTGCGTGCCACCCTCGGCCTCGCGGCGCAAGCCCGTGAGCGGGGTCAGGCGGGCCAGGTGAACGTGGCCGCACAGGTGCAGGTGCCCGGCTCGACCTCGGTGTAG
- a CDS encoding error-prone DNA polymerase, whose protein sequence is MGWKNPRMPWSELERKLSGRRPGGPPAEVDGGDSPAWTSVRPPYDPPPDERPKRPDGPVVPYAELHCHSNFSFLDGASHPEELVEEAVRLGLQALALTDHDGLYGAVRMAEAAEAADYRLGTIFGAELSFDLTEPQNGAADPEGSHLLVLARGEEGYHRLAGALTEAQLRGGEKGRPVYDLDDLAARAGDHWLVLTGCRKGTVRQALDRGGTSEAGRELDRLAGLFGRDQVAVELIDHGYPLDSDRNDALTELARSRRLPVVATNNVHFATPERRPLATALAAVRSRRSLDEIDGWLPAAGTAHLRSGAEMAARFARYPGAVARTVEYAQALSFPLRRARPRLPRQDVPAGHTPMSWLRELVRQGAERAYGTFTGRFAEETRRRLEKELRVIEEKDFPGYFLIVHDIVEFARSRRILCQGRGSAANSAVCYVLGITSVDAIFYDLPFERFLSATREEEPDIDVDFDSDRREEVIQYVYEKYGRYNAAQVANVITYRPKMAIRDMAKALGHSTGQQDAWSKQVDSWGTTATVDSDIPTPVVSMAEQLLKFPRHLGIHSGGMVLTDRPVGEVCPIEHGRMDGRTVLQWDKDDCAWMGLVKFDLLGLGMLAVLHYTMEGVREHLGEDWTLATIPKEEPGVYDMLCRADSVGVFQVESRAQMATLPRLRPRRFYDLVIEIALIRPGPIQGGAVHPYIRRKLGQEPPTPPHPTLAPALERTLGVPLFQEQLMQIAMEVGGCTGDDADLLRRAMGSKRGLEKISSLRQKLYAGMAARGITGDTADMIYEKIEAFANFGFAESHSISFALLVYASSWFKLHYPAMFLAALLRAQPMGFYSPQSLVADARRHGVEVRGADLHLSGVHADLELLDLPDPGSPAESPGAGPTGDPACVETFHPPVGEFDPDAPADDARHRRDGRHAVRLGLAGIRSIGADLAGRIVAERTAHGPFADQADLVRRVGLTSVQMEALATAGAFGCFRMSRREALWVAGSAAQERPDQLPSSGTYARKGSGAAGKPKQGRVSTPARGGVPEPAKPVREERHEQVPLLPELNPAERVMADLWATGISPDDYPTRHVRDKLDELGVIPAARLRTTEHGRRVLIGGVVIHRQRPATAGGVTFLNLEDETGMVNVICPQAVWNRHRRVARDSPALLIRGRLERVEGVTNVVAEKFSRLPLTIATMSRDFR, encoded by the coding sequence ATGGGATGGAAGAACCCCCGGATGCCCTGGTCGGAGCTGGAACGCAAGCTGTCCGGCCGCCGGCCCGGCGGCCCACCGGCCGAGGTGGACGGCGGCGACAGCCCGGCCTGGACCTCCGTCCGTCCGCCCTACGACCCACCTCCGGACGAGCGCCCGAAGCGTCCCGACGGCCCGGTCGTCCCGTACGCCGAGTTGCACTGCCACTCCAACTTCAGCTTCCTCGACGGCGCCAGCCACCCGGAGGAACTGGTCGAGGAGGCCGTGCGGCTCGGCCTGCAGGCGCTCGCGCTCACCGACCACGACGGCCTGTACGGCGCGGTCCGGATGGCCGAGGCCGCGGAGGCGGCCGACTACCGCCTGGGGACGATCTTCGGGGCGGAGCTGTCCTTCGACCTCACCGAGCCGCAGAACGGCGCCGCCGACCCCGAGGGCAGCCACCTCCTCGTCCTCGCCCGCGGTGAGGAGGGCTACCACCGGCTGGCCGGTGCGCTCACCGAGGCGCAGCTTCGCGGCGGGGAGAAGGGCCGGCCGGTCTACGACCTGGACGACCTCGCCGCCCGCGCCGGCGACCACTGGCTGGTCCTCACCGGCTGCCGCAAGGGGACCGTGCGGCAGGCCCTCGACCGCGGTGGCACGTCCGAGGCGGGCCGCGAGCTCGACCGGCTGGCCGGGCTGTTCGGCCGCGACCAGGTGGCGGTCGAGCTGATCGACCACGGCTACCCCCTCGACTCCGACCGCAACGACGCGTTGACAGAGCTCGCCCGGTCCCGCCGGCTTCCGGTGGTCGCCACCAACAACGTCCACTTCGCCACGCCCGAACGCCGGCCGCTGGCCACCGCGCTGGCCGCCGTACGCTCCCGCCGCAGCCTGGACGAGATCGACGGCTGGCTGCCCGCTGCGGGCACCGCCCACCTGCGAAGCGGCGCGGAGATGGCCGCGCGGTTCGCGCGCTATCCCGGCGCCGTCGCCCGCACCGTGGAGTACGCCCAGGCGCTGTCGTTCCCGCTGCGCCGGGCCAGGCCGCGGCTGCCCCGGCAGGACGTCCCGGCGGGCCACACGCCGATGAGCTGGCTGCGCGAGCTGGTCCGCCAGGGCGCCGAACGCGCCTACGGCACCTTCACCGGACGGTTCGCCGAGGAGACGCGCCGCCGGCTGGAGAAGGAGCTGCGGGTCATCGAGGAGAAGGACTTCCCCGGCTACTTCCTGATCGTGCACGACATCGTGGAGTTCGCCCGGAGCAGGCGAATCCTCTGCCAGGGAAGGGGATCCGCGGCCAACTCCGCGGTCTGCTACGTCCTCGGCATCACCTCGGTCGACGCCATCTTCTACGACCTGCCGTTCGAGCGCTTCCTGTCCGCGACCCGGGAGGAGGAGCCCGACATCGACGTCGACTTCGACTCCGACCGGCGCGAGGAGGTCATCCAGTACGTCTACGAGAAGTACGGCCGGTACAACGCCGCCCAGGTCGCCAACGTCATCACCTACCGGCCCAAGATGGCGATCCGCGACATGGCGAAGGCCCTCGGGCACAGCACCGGGCAACAGGACGCCTGGTCCAAGCAGGTCGACTCGTGGGGCACCACCGCCACGGTGGACAGCGACATCCCCACACCGGTGGTGTCGATGGCCGAACAACTGCTGAAGTTCCCGCGCCACCTCGGCATCCACTCCGGCGGCATGGTGCTCACCGACCGGCCGGTGGGCGAGGTCTGCCCGATCGAGCACGGCCGGATGGACGGGCGCACGGTGCTGCAGTGGGACAAGGACGACTGCGCGTGGATGGGCCTGGTGAAGTTCGACCTGCTCGGGCTCGGCATGCTCGCCGTCCTGCACTACACGATGGAGGGCGTCCGCGAGCACCTCGGCGAGGACTGGACGCTGGCCACGATTCCCAAGGAGGAGCCGGGTGTCTACGACATGCTCTGCCGGGCCGACTCGGTCGGGGTGTTCCAGGTGGAGAGCCGGGCGCAGATGGCGACCCTGCCCAGGCTGCGGCCGCGCCGCTTCTACGACCTGGTCATCGAGATCGCCCTGATCCGCCCGGGCCCGATCCAGGGCGGAGCCGTCCACCCGTACATCCGCCGCAAGCTCGGGCAGGAGCCGCCGACACCGCCCCATCCCACGCTCGCCCCCGCACTCGAGCGCACCCTCGGGGTGCCGCTGTTCCAGGAACAGCTGATGCAGATCGCGATGGAGGTCGGCGGGTGCACCGGCGACGACGCCGACCTGCTGCGCCGGGCGATGGGCTCCAAGCGCGGGCTGGAGAAGATCTCCTCGCTACGCCAGAAGCTGTACGCCGGGATGGCCGCGCGCGGGATCACCGGCGACACCGCCGACATGATCTACGAGAAGATCGAGGCGTTCGCCAACTTCGGGTTCGCCGAGAGCCACTCGATCAGCTTCGCGCTGCTGGTCTACGCGTCCTCGTGGTTCAAGCTGCACTACCCCGCGATGTTCCTGGCCGCGTTGCTGCGCGCCCAGCCGATGGGGTTCTACTCCCCGCAGAGCCTGGTGGCCGACGCCCGCCGGCACGGTGTCGAGGTGCGCGGTGCCGACCTCCACCTGTCCGGGGTGCACGCCGACCTCGAGCTTCTCGACCTGCCGGACCCGGGCTCTCCGGCCGAGTCACCCGGCGCGGGGCCGACCGGGGACCCGGCGTGCGTGGAGACCTTTCACCCGCCGGTCGGGGAGTTCGACCCGGACGCTCCCGCAGACGACGCCCGGCACCGGCGCGACGGGAGACACGCCGTACGCCTCGGGCTGGCCGGCATCCGCTCGATCGGCGCCGACCTCGCCGGGCGGATCGTCGCCGAACGCACCGCGCACGGGCCGTTCGCCGACCAGGCCGACCTGGTGCGCCGGGTCGGGCTTACCTCGGTGCAGATGGAGGCGCTGGCGACGGCGGGCGCGTTCGGGTGTTTCCGGATGTCCCGGCGGGAGGCGTTGTGGGTGGCCGGCAGTGCCGCCCAGGAACGCCCCGACCAGTTGCCGTCCAGTGGCACGTACGCCAGGAAGGGGAGCGGGGCGGCCGGAAAACCCAAGCAGGGCAGGGTTTCCACGCCCGCGCGCGGCGGCGTTCCCGAGCCTGCCAAGCCGGTACGCGAGGAGCGGCACGAGCAGGTGCCGCTGCTGCCCGAGCTCAATCCCGCCGAACGCGTGATGGCCGACCTGTGGGCCACCGGCATCTCCCCCGACGACTACCCCACCCGGCACGTCCGCGACAAGCTCGACGAGCTCGGCGTGATCCCGGCCGCCCGGCTGCGCACCACCGAACACGGCCGCCGCGTGCTGATCGGTGGCGTCGTCATCCACCGCCAGCGACCGGCGACCGCGGGCGGGGTCACGTTCCTCAACCTCGAGGACGAGACCGGCATGGTCAACGTCATCTGCCCACAGGCGGTGTGGAACCGCCACCGCCGGGTCGCCCGCGACTCCCCCGCCCTGCTGATCCGCGGCCGGCTCGAACGCGTGGAGGGCGTGACCAACGTGGTGGCCGAGAAGTTCAGCCGGCTGCCGCTCACCATCGCCACCATGTCCCGCGACTTCCGCTGA